GATTTAAATGAAGACATTAAATTTGCACAAATTGTAGTAGATGATAATCAGTTATCTCTGGCTATAGGTAAAGAAGGTCAAAATGTAAGACTGGCAGCAAAGCTTACAGGATGGAAAATAGACATAAAAAGCAAATCACAGGCTGAGACGCAAGATGAAGAAAATTAATTAAGGTGGTGTTTAGAATGAAACAAAAAAAAGTACCACAGAGAATGTGTACAGGATGCATGGAAATGAAGCCAAAAAAAGAACTCATACGAATAGTGAAAAGCAAAGAGGGAGAAGTTTCTGTAGACCCTACAGGAAAGAAAAATGGTAGGGGAGCCTATGTATGCAAAAGTGTGGAATGTTTGGAGAAAGCTTTTAAGAACAAAAGGCTCCAGAAGAATCTTGAAATTCAGATAGACGAAACCTTATACCAAAGTTTAAAGGAACAGATAGAAAATGGTAGATAAATTTCTTCAGTTTATGGGATTAATAAAGCGTGCAGGAAAACTTTTAGAGGGATATAATAAATGTGAAGAAGCAATTAGGAGGAATAGAGTCTATTTTGTGATAATGTCTCAAGATGTTTCTAAAAACACATGGGAAAAATTTTTAAACTACAATGATAAATATAAAGTACCAGTTGTAAAGACAATATATACTGGAGAAGAAATTGGAAGTGCAATTGGATCAAGTGAAATAAAAGTTGTAGGGGTTACAGATAAAAACATGAGTAAGGCACTAATGAATTTATTGAAGAAAAATGAGAAACTTTAGTTTCGGGGGTGTATAATTTGTCAAAAATAAGAATATATGAATTAGCCAAAGAGTTAAATATATCCAGTAAAACATTAATATCCATACTTCTAGATGAGTTTGGAGTAAAAGTAAAAAACCATATGAGTGTAATAGAAGAGGAAGATGCAGAACTAATTAAAGAGTTTATGGAAGAAAATGAAAGCAGTGAAGACGAAGAAGAGGGCGTAGAGGATAAATACAAAAATTTAGTGCAGGAGAATTCTCCAAAAGTTAAAAAGAAAACTATAGGTGTTAAAAATAATACTAAAAGTAAAAACACTCAAGGAAAGAAAGAATCAAAAGATGGCGAGTTACAAGAAACTGATAGAGCTGAAATAGAAATGGAAGACACTATAACTGTAAAAGAGTTTTCTGAAAAAATAGGTAAACCATCTACAGAAGTTATTAAACAACTTATATTTATGGGAGTAATGGCTGCTATAAATCAAGAAATAGATTTTAGTACGGCTGAAAAATTAGGAGAAAAATTTGATGTAACTGTACTTCGAAAAGAAGAAGACATTAATAAGGAAGCAGTGGAACAAGAAGCAGAACAAGAAGATGCTGAAGATGATGATCCTAATTCAGAAAAAAGACCGCCAGTTATAACTGTTATGGGACACGTTGACCATGGTAAGACTTCTCTTTTAGATGCTATAAGGAAATCAAAAGTAACTGAGACGGAAGCTGGAGGTATAACCCAGCACATAGGTGCTTATACTGTTAATATAAATGGAGAAAAGATAACTTTCTTAGATACTCCAGGACACGAAGCTTTTACTGCCATGAGAGCAAGAGGAGCTCAAATTACAGATATAGTTATTTTAGTTGTAGCTGCAGATGATGGAATAATGCCGCAAACTGCAGAAGCAATAAATCACTGTAAAGCTGCAAATGTACCTATAGTAGTAGCTATAAATAAAATAGATAGACCAGGAGCCAATGTAGATAAAGTTAAACAGGAATTATCTGATTATGGGCTAGTACCAGAGGACTGGGGTGGAGATACTATATGTGTACCAGTGTCTGCTCATACTAAAGAAGGTATTGATAGTTTACTTGAAATGGTACTTTTAACTGCTGAAATGCAGGAAATTAAGGCAAATCCTCATAGAAATGCAAAGGGAACAGTAATAGAAGCAAAACTGGATAAGGGAAGAGGAGCAGTTGCTACACTTCTTGTTCAAAATGGAACTCTTCATGTTGGAGATTCTATAATAGTTGGAAGTACTTATGGTAGAATTAGAGCTATGTTTGATGATAAGGGAAAGAAAATTAAAATTGCAGGACCTTCCATACCAGTAGAGATACTCGGATTATCAGAAGTGCCTGCAGCAGGAGACAGGTTTCATCAAGTTAAAGATGAAAAGACGGCAAGGGATATAGCAGCAAAGAGAAAACAAAAGGTAAGAGAGGAATATCTGCAGTCTGCTCATAAAGTTTCTCTAGAAGATCTTTATAATCAAATAAAAGAGGGAAAGGTAAAGGAACTTAACATAATAGTTAAGGCAGATGTACAGGGGTCTATAGAAGCATTAAAACAATCCCTTCAAAAGTTATCAAATGAAGAGGTTAAGGTAAGGGTACTTCATGGAGCAGTTGGTGCTATAACAGAAACAGATGTCACATTAGCATCTGCATCAAACGCCATAATAATAGGATTTAATGTTAGACCTGATAGCAATGCCCAGGCAGCGGCAGAAAAAGAATCAGTTGATATAAAAACTTATAGAGTTATATATAATGCAATAGAAGATATAAAGGCTGCTATGGTTGGTATGCTTGAACCTGATTATAAAGAAGTTGTGCTTGGAAAAGCTCAAATCAGGCAGACTTATAAAATATCCAATGTAGGAACTATTGCAGGATGTTATGTACAGGAAGGAAAAATAGTTAGAAACTCCCAGGTAAGGATAATAAGAGATGGTATAGTTATATTTGAATCTGAGCTTGCCTCCTTAAAGAGATTTAAAGATGATGTAAAGGAAGTAGCAGAAGGATATGAATGCGGACTTTCTATTGATAAGTTCAATGATATAAAAGATGGAGATATAGTTGAAGCTTATACCATGGAAGAAGTTAAGAAAAAAGAGTTATAAATAGTGAGGTGGTAGTTTGTGACTAACTACAGAAGTGGAAGAATAAATGAAGAAATGAAAAAGGAAATAAGCAATATAATTAGAAATGATATAAAGGATCCTAGAGTTACTGCTATGGTAAGTGTTACTAAGGTTGATGTTACAAAGGATCAAAAATATGCAAAAGTATATGTGAGCGTTTATGGTAAAGGCAAATCAAAGGAAGATACTTTTGAGGCACTTAAAAATTCAGCAGGTTTTATAAGGAGAGAAGTTGGGCATAGAGTAAAACTTAGAAATACTCCAGAAATAATTATAGAACTTGACAATACTATAGAATACGGCATGCATATAGATAAAATTCTCCAAGAGATAAAGGAGAATGAGAAAAATGATAATGAATGATATTATAAGTGAGATAAGAAGAAGTAATAAAATTGCAATTACTTTTCATTCTTCTCCAGATGGTGACTCTATAGGAAGTGCTTTAGCACTATTTCAAGGCATGAAAAAATTGGGAAAGGAAGTTGAAATACTCTCAAAGGAAAAAATCCCGGAGAGTTTCAGCTTTTTACCCTGTAGTGAAAATATAAATGGCAAAAAGTTTGAGGTGGACCCTGAAGTAGAATGTGTTATAGTACTTGATTGTGGAGATGTAAAAAGAATAAATGCAGATTTGAAATTTGAGCATGGAAGCTATACTGTAATAAACATAGACCATCATCTAACAAATGAATTATATGGAAATTTAAACTATGTAGATACTAATTCAGCGGCTGTATCTGAAATAGTATACCAGTTATTAAAACTTATGGATGTCGAGCTGGATAAAAATATAGCACAGTGTCTTTATACTTCAATAATAACAGACAGTGGATCCTTTAGATATCCTTCAACTACTTGTGTAACTCACACTATAGCAGGAGACTTGATAAATACAGGTATAGATTTTAGTGAAATTCACAGGATAATTTTTGAGAACAAGAAGTTTAATAGAATAAAACTTTATGGAAAAGCAATTGATAGTATGGAGCTTATAAAAGATAGTATTTGTGTAATAAGTATTACAAAAGATATGCTATCTGGGGTTGGTATAGAAGGAGACATAGATACTTCAGATATTGTAAATATAGGCATGAAGGTTAATACTGTAGAAGTTGGAATTTTGTTAAAGGAAGTAGAAGATAAGATAAAAGTCAGTTTGAGGTCTAAATCAAAGGTAGACGTAAGAAAGATAGCAGAAAAATTCAATGGTGGGGGACACGTAAGAGCAAGTGGTCTTGCAGTTAATGATAAATCTATAAATGAAGTGAAGGACATGATAGTAAAAGAAGTTGAGGAAGAACTGATATGATTGATGGAATTTTAAATATAAATAAACCTGTTGGAATGACTTCTTTTGATGTAGTTAGGAAAATTAGATCAATATCAGGTAATAAAAAAGTTGGCCATACAGGTACTCTTGACCCTATTGCATCAGGAGTACTTCCTATTTGTATAGGTGGTGCTACAAAATTTGCAGATTATATAATGAAAAGCCAAAAAGTTTATCTAGCTGAGTTGAAGCTTGGAGTTAATACGGATACCTATGATAGGGAAGGAACTATAATAGATACTTCAGAGGTTAAGCTTGATGAAAAAAGTGTAAGAGATACAATTTTAAGTTTTCAGGGGGAACTGGAACAACTTCCACCTATGTATTCAGCAATCAAGATTAATGGAAAAAAGCTTTATGATTTAGCAAGACAAGGAATAGAAATAGAGCGAAATAAAAGAAAAATCAGCATATATTCTATAGAAATTATTAATATGGAATTACCTTATGTAGTGTTTCAAGTTAAGTGTTCCAAAGGAACTTATATAAGAAGTTTGTGCCATGATATTGGTGAAAAATTGAATTGCGGTGGCATAATGTGGAACCTAAAAAGAATGGCTACGGGAAATTTTAATATTTCAAATTCTATTTTACTAGAAGACCTGCAGAAAGACAGCATATCAAAATACATTATTCCAGTAGATAAAGCGTTAGAAGAATATCCTAAGGTTATAGTTGAAGATGAATATTTAAAACACGTTTTAAATGGTATCACTATAAAAGATGAAGAATTTTTAGATAAAATTCAAGAAGGAAAAATCTATAGGGTATATATACATGAAAGTAAATTTATAGGTATTGGAAGTAGGAAAACTTTTGGATTTAGAATGGTAAAATTATTCGTTAGAGGTAATTAATTATGATAATAATGGAAGATAATTTTAAAAAGCATTTTACGAAAAGTACATATATTGCTTTAGGAAGTTTTGACGGACTTCATTTAGGACATATAAACCTTATAAATAAAACTGTTAAACTCGCAAGAAATAACAAGGCAAATAGCATGGTGTTTACTTTTAAAAATCATCCACTTTTTACAATAAACCCTGAGGTATCTCCTAAAATTTTAATGAATAATGAATCCAAAATAAGTGTATTGAAAGATGCTGGTTTAGACATAATAAATATGGCGAACTTTAATGAAGAATTTATGAAAATATGTCCTGAGGATTTTGTTATTCATCTTTTAAACAATTATAGAGCTAAAGGACTCATAGTTGGTTTTAACTATAGATTTGGATATAAGAACTTGGGAGATGTAAGTTTACTCAAAAAAATGAGCAAGGTACATAAGTTTTCTTTAAATGTTATAGATTCAGTAAAATATAAAGGTCAGGTAGTTAGCAGTTCAATAATAAGAACTATTATATCCGATGAAGGAGATATAAAAAAAGCGAATAAACTTTTGACAAGACCTTTTATGCTGCAGGGCGAGGTAATACACGGTAAACAACTAGGAAGAAAATTAGGATTTCCAACCGTAAACCTTGACTATGACAAGAGATTTGTTATACCTAAAGGTGGTGTATATTATACTATAGTTGAATGTAATAATGATTTGTTTAAAGGTATAACAAATGTAGGTTATAATCCGACTACCTGTGACAACAAATTGAGCATTGAAACGCATATACTTAATTTTAATGAAAACATGTATGATAAGAATATAAAGATATATTTCATTGAGAGAATTAGGGATGAATCAAAATTTGGCAGTTTAACAGAACTGGCAGATCAATTAAAAAAAGATAAGATGTATGCAAGTAAGAAAAGAATAGAAATTAATTTAAAAAATTAATTTACAATAACAACTTTATTTGCTATAATTACAGTCGTGATCCGTATGCTAAGAATTCCGAATTGCCGACGACATTCTTGGAATATAGGGGATTAACAATTGGAGGTGTAACAAAATGGAAAAGGCATTAAAAGAAGAAATAATGAAGAAATATGCAAGACATGAAGGAGACACAGGCTCACCAGAAGTTCAGATAGCATTACTTACTGAGAGAATTAATCATTTAAATGATCATTTAAAGATTCATAAGAAAGATCATCATTCAAGAAGAGGTCTTTTAATGATGGTTGGTAAAAGAAGAGGTCTTCTTAACTATTTAATTAAGCAAGATATTGAAAGATACCGTGCTATTATTAAAGCATTGAATTTAAGAAAATAATCTTTAGAGCGGCTGTAACCGCTCTATTATTTTAACAAAATTGTAACCTATTGAGAGGAGGTATGTTTTTTATGAGTGAAATTATTCAAACTACTATTGCTGGAAGAACTTTGAAAGTTGATTATGGTAAAATAGGAAGACTTTCTAATTGTGCTTTTTTTATAAGTTATGGTGATACGGTAGTTTTAATCAATGCTAATGCTTCAGATAAACCTAGAGAAGGAGTGGACTTTTTTCCTTTAAGTATAGAATATGAGGAAAGGTTGTATTCTGTTGGAAAAATACCTGGAGGTTTTATAAAGAGGGAAGGAAAGCCTTCTGAAAAGGCTATATTACACGCAAGGGCAATAGATAGACCGCTTAGGCCATTGTTCCCAAAAGGATATAGAAATGATGTTCAGGTCGTTTGTACGGTGGTATCTGTAGATCAAGATAATGCACCAGATATATTAGCTATAAATGGCGCATCACTGGCTCTTTGTATGTCAAGCATTCCTTTTACCACTCCAGTAGGAGCAGTATCTGTAGGACTTGTAGATGGTAAATTTGTAATAAATCCTGGTCTAGAGGAAAGAAGTAAAAGTAGTTTAAATCTTACAGTATGTGCTACGGATGAGAGAGTTATGATGGTAGAGGCTGGTGGAGATGAAATACCAGAAGATACCATGTATGATGCTATAATGTTTGGATTTGAAGAATGTAAGAAGATAGTTGCATTTCAAAAAGAGATTATGAATAAATATGGAAAACAAAAGGAAGAACCAGAACTCTATAAAGTAGAGGAATCCATAGAAGAAGAAGTTAGAAAATTTGCATTTCAAAAAATAAAAGATGCCATGTACATAATGGATAGAGACGAGAGAAATGCAGCTTTAGAAGATGTGGATAAAGAATTAAATGAGCAATTTTCAGAGAAGTATCCAGATAATGGATCAGATATAGCAGAGGTAGTATATAAGATTAAGAAAGAAATAGTAAGAAATATGATGTTAAACGAACACAGGAGAGTTGATGGAAGGGCTTTTGATGAAATAAGGCCAATAAGTTGTGAAGTTGGTATTCTTCCAAGAACTCATGGAACTGGATTGTTTACAAGAGGCTTGACACAGGTAATGACTGTTGCCACCCTTGGTTCTTTAGGTGATGTACAAATACTTGATGGAGTAGGCACTGAAGAATCAAAGAGATATATACATCATTATAATTTCCCATCTTACAGTACAGGTGAGACTAGACCTTTAAGGGGACCTGGAAGAAGAGAAATAGGACACGGTGCGTTAGCTGAGAAAGCTTTAGAACCACTTATACCAAGTGAGGATCAATTTCCATATACCATAAGACTTGTATCAGAGGTATTGAGTTCCAATGGATCTACTTCCCAGGCAAGTATATGTGGAAGTACACTAGCACTTTTAGATGCAGGAGTTCCTATAAAGAGACCAGCAGCTGGAATAGCAATGGGACTTATAACTAGTGAAGATTTGTCTAAGGAAGAAATAGTTACTGACATACAAGGAATTGAGGACTTCTTTGGAGACATGGATTTTAAAGTTGGTGGAACAGAAAAAGGCATTACTGCCATTCAATTTGATACAAAGATTCATGGATTATCTGAAAACTGTATAAGAGAAACTCTTAACAGGGCAAGGACAGCTAGGTTATTTATATTAGATAAAATTCATGAGTGTATTCCAGAAGCTAGAGAAGAATTATCAGAGTATGCTCCAAAGACATATACGATGTCCATATCTCCAGATAAAATAAGAGATGTAATAGGAGCTGGTGGAAAAGTTATCAATAAGATAATAGCAGAAACTGGTGTAAAGATAGACATAAAGGAAGACGGAAAAATATTTGTAATGTCAGAGGACAGCAGTAGTGCTAAGAAAGCATTGAAGATTATAGAGAACCTTACTAGAGAGGTAAAAGCAGGAGAAATATACTTAGGTAAAGTAACTAAAACAACTAATTTTGGTGCTTTTGTAGAAATACTTCCAGGGAAAGAAGGATTAGTACACATATCAAAATTAGATTTTACCAGAGTTAATAAGGTAGAAGATGTAGTTTCAGTAGGAGATAAGATATTAGTAAAGGTAACTGATATAGACAATCAGGGTAGAATAAATCTATCCAGAAAAGATGCAATAAAGGATTCTGAAGAAAATAACTCTAAGGAAAATAGTACTAAAGAAAATAACTTAAAGCAAAATAAGTAATAAATAGAAGGGCTTATATGCCTTTTTATTTTTTAAAGATGAAAGGGGTGAAAACTCTTGCAGTATAGTGTGTGGGTTTAATATCACTATAGGGCAGTAAAAGCCAATGTATAATCTGTTTCAATTGGATAATGGACTTAAGGTAATTGTAGAGAATATAGATTATGTAAATTCTATAAGTGTAGGTCTATGGGTAAAAAATGGATCTAGAAATGAAAATGAAGAGAATAATGGTATATCTCACTTTATAGAACATATGTTTTTTAAAGGAACATCAAATAGAACATCTCTTGAAATAGCTGAATGCATAGAAGATGTAGGAGGACAGATAAATGCTTTTACAGGTAAAGAAGCTACATGCTTTTATGTAAAAGCACTGGATTCACATTTCGAACTGGCAATAGATGTTATATCTGATATGCTATTTAACAGCAAATTTTCCACTGAAGACATAGAAAAGGAAAAGGGAGTTATAATTGAAGAGATAAATATGAATGATGATTCTCCAGAAGATGTACTGTCGGATCTCCATAGCAAAGCTATGTGGGGAGATGATTCGATATCATTACCAATACTGGGAAATGCTGATACTGTAAAATCTTTTACAAGAGAAGAACTGATAGAATATATAAGGTCTCATTATATACCTGAAAATTCTGTAGTGTCTATAGCAGGCAAAATTGACATGAATACAGTTGAAAAATTGATGGAAAAGTATTTTGGAAAGTGGAATTCCAATGGAAAGAGCTTAATAAATTATTCTAGCCCCCAATTTTTAAAAAATCATCTTTTTAAAAGAAAAAGTATAGAACAGTTACACATAAGTCTTGGTGTACCTGGAGTTGAAAGTGGCAATGATGATATTTATGCACTTTTGCTTTTAAATAATGTGTATGGGGGAGGAACTTCTTCCATACTATTTCAAAAAATAAGAGAGGAAATGGGAATTTGTTATTCAATTTATTCTTATCCAGCTTCCTTTAATAACATAGGAGTAGTTAATATTTATACTGGATTAAATGTGAAGTATTCTTATGATGTGATATGCAGAATAAAGGATGAACTTCAAAAATTCGTAAAAGAAGGCATAGAGTCTAACAGATTGAAAAAAGCAAAGGAACAATTAAAAGGAAATTACGTACTAGGACTTGAGAGTATGAGTAGTAAAATGTTTAGTAATGGGAAATCAGTCTTGTTTTTAAATAAGGTGAGTACTCCCTCGGATATAATAGACAAAATAAATAAAATAGATCAAGATACTATTAAAAGAGTTATGAAAAATACTTTTTGTAAGGGAATAGTAAATTCTGCTTTTGTAGGAGAAAAAGTAGATATAGATCTTATGGAAAACTTATTAGAGAAAGATACAGATTTATTTCCAAAATCAGAACACAATTTATTGTAAAGCATTTAATTATTAAAAAATTAGTTGGTAATAAAGATAAAATATCCCTCATAATATTTAATATACCATTGAATAGGGGGATGTAGTATGGATGAAAATATAAAGTTTTATAGTGAAATGGAAAGATATGAAATTATAAATGTAAATGATGGAAATAAATACAATTGCTTGGGAAATAATGACATAATAGTGGATTCTTCTGGAAACTTAAAAATACTTATTTTAAGTGAAAGTAAATCAAAATTTTCAATTTTTGGTAAAAGTGAATTTATAGAAGTACCCTGGGAATATGTAAAAAAAATAGGGGCTAAGACTATTATAATAGATGTAGAAGAGAAATCTTTAAAAAGAGTTCATTAAAATAAATATGATTTTAATATAAAAGATCAACTTATGAGCTTCACTCACAAAGGTATATGAATTTCCTAAAATGCATAAGCTAAACTTGTTCAAGGAGGAGATTAAAATGCCAGAAGATGAAACTAAGAATAGAAAATTGGAAAATATTAAAGAACTAGGGTCCGTAAATGTAGCTGAAGGAAGAGACAACATACAAATACTTCCAATAATAGGCCAAATAGAAGGTCATGTAAATCTTTCATCTGAAACTAAAACTACTAAATATGAACATGTGATACCAAATTTAATAGAAATTGAAAATGATAAAAGGGTAGAAGGGTTGCTTGTAGTTTTAAATACCGTAGGAGGAGATGTAGAAGCAGGTCTTGCTATAGCAGAGATGATAAGAAGCTTAAGCAAACCGACGGTATCTCTTGTGGTAGGAGGGGGGCATTCTATAGGTGTGCCACTTGCTACAGCCTCTGATTATTCCTTTATATCTCCTAGTGCAACTATGATTATACATCCAATAAGAATGAATGGTATGGTTATTGGAGTACCTCAGACTTTTGAATATTTCAATAAAATGCAGGAGAGAATAAATGAATTTATAGTTCGAACATCTAAAATAACTGGAGAAAAGTTAACTGAGTTGATGCTTCAGACAGATGAACTTCTAAATGATATGGGTACTATATTGATTGGAAAACAGGCAGTGGAGCAGGGATTAATTGATGAAGTAGGTGGAATAAGTCAGGCTATTAACAAACTAAATGAAATGATGGCAAAATAAATTTACTTTTATTAAATTAGCCATAGGATTTATCCTATGGTAATTTATATTTTAATATAAATATTTAAAGTCTTATCTATTAAAAACATTAAAGGAAAAAGAAAAGCTATGTAGAATATTTAATTTAGAAATGTCTATTTTTAAATTAAAGTGTGTCTGTAATTTACTGGAGGCGATATAGATATGGCTAAAAGCAGAAAAAAAGAAACTCATGTACTTGACAAAGAAATAAAAGGCATAGTGCTATTTACAGTAGGCGTGCTTATGATAATAAGTGTATTTTCACCGTCTTCCTCTGGTATCATCGGTAGGTTTATAAAAAAAATCTTAATAGCAGTATTCGGAATAGGATCTTATATATTACCATTTTTAATAATATTTATAGGATGCTGCTGTATAGTAAAGAAAAATAAAATAAATTTCAACAAAAAATTTTATGGAATTTTACTCTTTATTATAAATACATTGCTATTCATACAACTAATAGTTATGTCTGACTATTATGTAGAAGACAGTTTGATTTCAGGTATGGAACGATTATATGAATCAAATACTGTATTTCATGGAGGAATAATAAGTTTTCTAATAGATGTTCCACTTTTTAAATTGTTTGGAAAAACAGGCTGCTATGTTATATTTATATCAATTTATATAATATCTTTTATAATAATGAGTAAGGTTACTATATACGATGTATTACATAATATGAAAGCTTTTTTCCTTGAAAAAAATACAAACAATGACACTAAAATAGAAGACAAAATTTTAAATCAAGGTAAAATTGAAAATGAAGAAGTAAACAAAGATGATTTCATTAAAAATATAAACAATAGAATAAAGATATTAGATTTTATGAAATCATCAGATATAAAGGATAATTATAGATCAGAAAAGCCTAAGGAAAACAGTGAAAATTTAACGTATCCTGCTGAACTTGAAAATGACACTTACAAAAAAAATTGTGAATTAATAAATGAAGAGCTTGAAAAAAATATGACAGAAAGTGAAAAAAACTTAGTTTCAGTATATAATTTTCCTTCAGTGGATTTATTGAGACAAAATGTACAGTCAAAGTTAAATAAGCATGATAAAAAGGAATTAATAAGTAGTGCCAATAAACTAGAAGAAACTCTTGGAAATTTTGGCGTAGATGCAAAGGTGCTTCAAGTAAGCAAGGGACCATCTGTAACTAGATTTGAACTTCAGCCAAGTCCTGGAGTTAAGGTAAGTAAAATTGTAAATTTATCAGATGACATAGCCCTTGGGCTTGCAGCTTCAGGAGTGAGAATAGAAGCTCCCATACCAGGAAAATCTGCCATAGGTATAGAAGTGCCAAATAAGGATTTGACACCAGTTTATTTAAGGGAAGTTGTAGAATCAGAGGAATTTATAAATTCAAAGTGTAAACTAGCTTACTGTCTTGGAAAGGATATAGGAGGAAATTGTATAGTATCAGATCTCACTAAAATGCCACATATGCTTATTGCAGGTGCAACGGGGTCAGGTAAAAGTGTGTGCATAAATGCTCTTATAATAAGCTTGATCTATAAGTATTCTCCTGATGATGTTAAACTTTTGATGGTAGATCCTAAAGTGGTAGAATTAAATGTATATAATGGTATACCACATCTTCTTATACCCGTAGTTGTAGACCCTAAAAAGGCATCAGGTGCATTAAATTGGGCTGTACAAGAAATGACGAGGAGATATAAGCTCTTTGCAGAAAA
The genomic region above belongs to Clostridium sp. AWRP and contains:
- a CDS encoding pitrilysin family protein — its product is MYNLFQLDNGLKVIVENIDYVNSISVGLWVKNGSRNENEENNGISHFIEHMFFKGTSNRTSLEIAECIEDVGGQINAFTGKEATCFYVKALDSHFELAIDVISDMLFNSKFSTEDIEKEKGVIIEEINMNDDSPEDVLSDLHSKAMWGDDSISLPILGNADTVKSFTREELIEYIRSHYIPENSVVSIAGKIDMNTVEKLMEKYFGKWNSNGKSLINYSSPQFLKNHLFKRKSIEQLHISLGVPGVESGNDDIYALLLLNNVYGGGTSSILFQKIREEMGICYSIYSYPASFNNIGVVNIYTGLNVKYSYDVICRIKDELQKFVKEGIESNRLKKAKEQLKGNYVLGLESMSSKMFSNGKSVLFLNKVSTPSDIIDKINKIDQDTIKRVMKNTFCKGIVNSAFVGEKVDIDLMENLLEKDTDLFPKSEHNLL
- a CDS encoding YlmC/YmxH family sporulation protein → MDENIKFYSEMERYEIINVNDGNKYNCLGNNDIIVDSSGNLKILILSESKSKFSIFGKSEFIEVPWEYVKKIGAKTIIIDVEEKSLKRVH
- a CDS encoding polyribonucleotide nucleotidyltransferase, translating into MSEIIQTTIAGRTLKVDYGKIGRLSNCAFFISYGDTVVLINANASDKPREGVDFFPLSIEYEERLYSVGKIPGGFIKREGKPSEKAILHARAIDRPLRPLFPKGYRNDVQVVCTVVSVDQDNAPDILAINGASLALCMSSIPFTTPVGAVSVGLVDGKFVINPGLEERSKSSLNLTVCATDERVMMVEAGGDEIPEDTMYDAIMFGFEECKKIVAFQKEIMNKYGKQKEEPELYKVEESIEEEVRKFAFQKIKDAMYIMDRDERNAALEDVDKELNEQFSEKYPDNGSDIAEVVYKIKKEIVRNMMLNEHRRVDGRAFDEIRPISCEVGILPRTHGTGLFTRGLTQVMTVATLGSLGDVQILDGVGTEESKRYIHHYNFPSYSTGETRPLRGPGRREIGHGALAEKALEPLIPSEDQFPYTIRLVSEVLSSNGSTSQASICGSTLALLDAGVPIKRPAAGIAMGLITSEDLSKEEIVTDIQGIEDFFGDMDFKVGGTEKGITAIQFDTKIHGLSENCIRETLNRARTARLFILDKIHECIPEAREELSEYAPKTYTMSISPDKIRDVIGAGGKVINKIIAETGVKIDIKEDGKIFVMSEDSSSAKKALKIIENLTREVKAGEIYLGKVTKTTNFGAFVEILPGKEGLVHISKLDFTRVNKVEDVVSVGDKILVKVTDIDNQGRINLSRKDAIKDSEENNSKENSTKENNLKQNK
- a CDS encoding DNA translocase FtsK, which encodes MAKSRKKETHVLDKEIKGIVLFTVGVLMIISVFSPSSSGIIGRFIKKILIAVFGIGSYILPFLIIFIGCCCIVKKNKINFNKKFYGILLFIINTLLFIQLIVMSDYYVEDSLISGMERLYESNTVFHGGIISFLIDVPLFKLFGKTGCYVIFISIYIISFIIMSKVTIYDVLHNMKAFFLEKNTNNDTKIEDKILNQGKIENEEVNKDDFIKNINNRIKILDFMKSSDIKDNYRSEKPKENSENLTYPAELENDTYKKNCELINEELEKNMTESEKNLVSVYNFPSVDLLRQNVQSKLNKHDKKELISSANKLEETLGNFGVDAKVLQVSKGPSVTRFELQPSPGVKVSKIVNLSDDIALGLAASGVRIEAPIPGKSAIGIEVPNKDLTPVYLREVVESEEFINSKCKLAYCLGKDIGGNCIVSDLTKMPHMLIAGATGSGKSVCINALIISLIYKYSPDDVKLLMVDPKVVELNVYNGIPHLLIPVVVDPKKASGALNWAVQEMTRRYKLFAENNVRNIEGYNQLFQEGKTDSKLPFVVIIIDELSDLMMVCPNEIEDYIGRLAQMARAAGMHLVIATQRPSVDVITGVIKANIPSRISFAVSSQIDSRTILDSAGAEKLLGKGDMLFYPVGEAKPIRIQGAFISEGEVEKVVNYIKDEQGGPNYEDKIIEQIDTNVVKTSSDSDELLDEAIRIVVDAGQASTSLLQRRLRIGYNRAARIIEEMEDREIISKKDGTKPRQILIDRNHYENT
- a CDS encoding ATP-dependent Clp protease proteolytic subunit, producing the protein MPEDETKNRKLENIKELGSVNVAEGRDNIQILPIIGQIEGHVNLSSETKTTKYEHVIPNLIEIENDKRVEGLLVVLNTVGGDVEAGLAIAEMIRSLSKPTVSLVVGGGHSIGVPLATASDYSFISPSATMIIHPIRMNGMVIGVPQTFEYFNKMQERINEFIVRTSKITGEKLTELMLQTDELLNDMGTILIGKQAVEQGLIDEVGGISQAINKLNEMMAK